One genomic segment of Chelmon rostratus isolate fCheRos1 chromosome 22, fCheRos1.pri, whole genome shotgun sequence includes these proteins:
- the kics2 gene encoding KICSTOR complex protein C12orf66 homolog, with protein MTEVEELRPVPRERAILESFFTQLGMFSFDRAKDYVEKEKDNSKSAGAIWAALLAALAHLAAAEKAYHNMTFLGQKMGGQSFFSRKDSIRTIYTSLYNELRKVVTMGRHSQPGSASYLEDLLSHLSEQLCHFTQARMEMADLYEKMHSLGSQKSINSEELVTTLEAILHKYSTKFHHPILCRVEEGFQMEVDVVTQLLRCQAQVSEWSFLPALLSLHGANSKLTTWGQLFQRQKETRKHLFGGQSQRAVQPPHLYVWLQRFQAVLLAKFSFYFHEALSRQTAPADMRALTARTTPDYHGKICSFIRKHDASNVSLVFDNRGSESFQGHGYHHPHSYREAPKGVEQFPAVVSLPSGERPLTHWPNVIMMMGDRAAELNTLDKVVHFYDDKVQSTYYLTRPEPHFTLVVIFDGRKSEKDLHIAAFLQEISGSLRNSKPFSTLKPGSKG; from the exons ATGACGGAGGTGGAAGAGCTGCGGCCCGTTCCCCGGGAGCGGGCCATCCTGGAGAGCTTCTTCACCCAGCTCGGCATGTTTTCTTTCGACCGGGCTAAGGACTAcgtggagaaggagaaggacaACAGTAAGAGTGCCGGGGCCATCTGGGCCGCTCTGCTGGCCGCTCTGGCTCACCTGGCCGCCGCGGAGAAAGCCTACCACAATATGACATTCCTCGGACAGAAAATGG gcGGCCAGTCCTTCTTCAGCCGCAAAGACTCCATCCGAACCATCTACACCTCCCTGTACAACGAGCTCAGGAAGGTGGTGACGATGGGGCGTCACAGCCAGCCAGGTTCCGCTTCCTACCTGGAGGACCTGCTGTCGCACctgtcagagcagctctgccacTTCACCCAGGCCCGCATGGAGATGGCCGACCTGTACGAGAAAATGCACTCACTGGGCAGCCAGAAGAGCATCAACTCCGAGGAGCTGGTCACCACGCTGGAGGCCATCCTGCACAAATACAGCACCAA GTTCCACCATCCCATCCTGTGCCGTGTGGAGGAGGGCTTCCAGATGGAGGTAGACGTGGTGACCCAGTTACTGCGCTGCCAGGCCCAGGTGTCAGAGTGGAGTTTCCTGCCGGCTCTGCTCAGCCTGCACGGCGCCAACTCCAAGCTCACTACCTGGGGTCAGCTTTTCCAGCGGCAGAAAGAGACCCGCAAGCATCTGTTCGGAGGTCAGTCCCAGAGGGCCGTGCAGCCCCCGCACCTGTACGTGTGGCTGCAGCGCTTCCAGGCGGTGCTCCTCGCCAAGTTCAGCTTCTACTTCCATGAAGCCTTGAGCCGGCAGACGGCCCCGGCCGACATGAGAGCCCTGACCGCCCGCACCACGCCGGACTACCACGGCAAGATCTGCTCCTTCATCCGCAAACACGACGCCAGCAACGTGTCTCTGGTGTTCGACAACCGCGGCTCGGAAAGCTTCCAGGGCCATGGATACCACCACCCGCACTCGTACCGAGAAGCGCCGAAAGGCGTGGAGCAGTTCCCCGCCGTGGTGTCGCTGCCGTCGGGAGAGCGGCCGCTCACGCACTGGCCGAACGTCATCATGATGATGGGAGACCGCGCCGCTGAGCTCAACACCCTGGACAAGGTGGTGCACTTCTACGACGACAAAGTCCAGAGCACCTACTACCTGACGCGGCCCGAGCCGCACTTCACTCTGGTGGTGATCTTTGATGGCAGGAAGTCGGAGAAGGATCTGCACATCGCCGCCTTCCTGCAGGAGATCTCAGGCTCGCTGCGGAACTCCAAACCCTTCAGCACCCTCAAACCCGGATCGAAGGGCtga
- the tmem19 gene encoding transmembrane protein 19 has protein sequence MESENQVLMKEYVKMMTDMIVLCATLALSLFFWVISLTISTYYGTLQPVSPWRWLFSILIPLVLTARALKRRSLDRSGALGALLVGFVLTMANYSFLSSLLAFFITSSRLTRWGGAQKKKIDAEYKEGGQRNWVQVFCNGGVPTELALLYMIEVGPGEIPVDFSKQYSASWMCLALVGALACSSGDTWASEVGPVLSQSQPRLITTWEEVPAGTNGGVTPIGLAASFLGGLAVGVAYFVTQLLLVSDLHAADPQWPIMVYGGMAGLLGSMLDSFLGAHMQYSGFDSSIGKVVCYESATTRRICGKPILDNNAVNLFSSVLIALILPGLAWGMWPR, from the exons ATGGAGTCTGAGAACCAGGTGCTGATGAAGGAGTACGTAAAGATGATGACTGATATGATCGTGCTGTGTGCCACCCTggccctctccctcttcttctggGTCATCTCTCTCACCATCAGCACCTACTACG GGACACTGCAGCCTGTGTCGCCGTGGCGATGGCTGTTCTCCATCTTGATTCCTCTCGTTCTGACGGCCAGGGCGCTGAAGAGACGCAGTCTGGACCGCTCAGGAGCACTGGGAG ctctcctcGTTGGCTTCGTGTTGACGATGGCCAACTACAGCTTCTTGTCCTCTCTGCTGGCCTtcttcatcacctcctccagaCTGACCCGCTGGGGAGGAgcgcagaagaagaaaatagacGCCGAGTACAAAGAAG gggGGCAGAGGAACTGGGTCCAGGTCTTCTGTAATGGAGGAGTTCCCACAGAGCTGGCGCTGCTTTACATGATtgag GTGGGTCCAGGCGAGATCCCTGTTGATTTCAGTAAGCAGTACTCCGCCTCCTGGATGTGCCTCGCTCTAGTGGGAGCGCTGGCCTGCAGCTCTGGGGACACCTGGGCGTCAGAGGTGGGGCCTGtcctcagccaatcacagccaagACTCATCACCACCTGGGAGGAAGTCCCAGCAG GAACAAACGGAGGGGTCACTCCCATCGGATTGGCCGCCAGCTTCCTGGGCGGACTCGCGGTGGGCGTGGCTTACTTTGTAACACAGCTCCTGTTGGTCAGCGACCTGCACGCGGCGGACCCTCAGTGGCCGATCATGGTGTACGGCGGCATGGCCGGCCTGCTGGGATCCATGCTGGACTCCTTCCTGGGGGCTCACATGCAGTATTCAG GCTTTGACTCCAGCATCGGGAAGGTGGTCTGTTACGAGTCCGCCACCACCCGGCGGATCTGTGGGAAACCCATCTTAGACAACAACGCGGTCAACCTGTTCTCCTCCGTCCTCATCGCGCTCATCCTGCCCGGGCTGGCGTGGGGGATGTGGCCGCGATAG